A section of the Triticum dicoccoides isolate Atlit2015 ecotype Zavitan chromosome 7A, WEW_v2.0, whole genome shotgun sequence genome encodes:
- the LOC119329597 gene encoding transmembrane emp24 domain-containing protein p24delta3-like produces MTAAAGAATRPALVVGALVAALMMLGSEAVWLDLPPSGTKCVSEEIQPNVVVVADYMLMYEAHATAHPTVAVKVTSPYGNTVHHKENATVGQFAFTTSEAGNYLACFWLDSAEKGSGVSLNLDWKIGIATKDWDSVAKKEKIEGVELELAKLEAAVESIHHNLLYLKAREAEMREVSEKTNSRVAWFSILSLGVCVVVSALQLWHLQGFFQKKKLI; encoded by the exons ATGACGGCGGCAGCGGGAGCGGCGACCCGGCCGGCGCTGGTGGTGGGGGCGCTTGTGGCGGCGCTGATGATGCTGGGCTCGGAGGCGGTGTGGCTCGACCTGCCGCCCTCGGGGACCAAGTGCGTCTCCGAGGAGATCCAGCCCAACGTGGTGGTGGTCGCGGACTACATGCTCATGTACGAGGCCCACGCCACCGCCCACCCCACCGTCGCCGTCAAG GTTACCTCACCATATGGCAATACTGTACATCACAAAGAAAATGCCACAGTGGGCCAGTTTGCATTTACAACTTCAGAAGCTGGAAACTACCTTGCTTGCTTCTGGCTAGACAGCGCAGAGAAAGGATCAGGAGTATCTCTAAATCTTGATTGGAAGATAGGGATTGCGACAAAGGACTGGGACTCTGTTGCCAAGAAGGAGAAGATTGAG GGTGTTGAATTAGAGCTCGCGAAACTTGAAGCTGCAGTGGAATCCATTCATCATAACTTATTATATCTCAAAGCAAG GGAAGCGGAGATGCGGGAAGTGAGCGAGAAAACGAATTCCAGGGTTGCCTGGTTCAGCATCTTGTCACTGGGCGTGTGCGTTGTGGTCTCCGCTCTGCAGCTATGGCATTTGCAAGGCTTCTTCCAGAAGAAGAAGCTCATCTGA